The nucleotide window CCCATCGGTCACGAGCGCATCTAACAGGCCGGCATCAATGAGCGCGGATTCAATTCGAACGCGCGTATCCTCCGGCACATCTTCCAAAAATTCAACGGACGCATACAAAGATTCAAAGGCAATGCCCTTGTCTTTCAAGTGTCGGCGCGCTTCGATCGTTGCTTTTTGTGTGTCAGGCTCAGGATCTTTCTTCGTTTTCCAAGTGTGTAATTCTTCTTCAAGTTCTGCTTTCTGCTTGTCGAGCTCCCCAATCTCGACGTCGCGTTTAGCGATGATTGTTTTTTGTTTGCTGACAAATTGATCGGTTAACGCGCGAAAAGGGGCGCGCACATCCTCGTAATTGCTGTCGGCGTACAGTTGGTAAATCATGCGCGTGGATTGCTGAAAGGCCGATTCCCCGCTATCCTTCAACAGTTCCGATGCTTCCAGCCAAGCTCGAATCGCTTCGGCTTGTTTTTCTTTTTCTTCATCGAAGGTCCGTGTCCACTCCCGTTCTTCATGGCGGACTTGTTCGAGGTGTTGCTGTTCCTCATCCAACTCTTTTTTCTGCGCCATCACCTTTTCTTTTAAATCGGAAAACGCACGCAACGTTTCTTCACCGTCTGCGAGCAAGCGCTCGTGCTTTTTGGCTTCTTTTTCCCACAGCATAAACGCAAACGCCTCGTCCGCTGTCTTCTTATAGTCGTCGGCGTTTTGCGTATGACCCGAAAAAGCTGCTTCATCCGCGAGCATTTCCAGTTTTTCCAATTGATCCTGCACGTCTTGATGGACGCGCTCGGCCTCTGCCTCTACCTCTCGAATGCGGGTCTTCGTATCAAATTCTTGCCGTTCTTTGTTTTCTTGTTTCGCCTCAAGCGCTTCGACTTTTTGTTGCTGGTTTTTTTCGCGCTCGCGCTCAGCACCCAGTTCCTTTTCCATGTCCCACACTTCATGGGAGCTTAGGCGTTCTTCATGTTTGACGAGCGTATCTTGTTCAAGGCCAAGCTGTTCGATCTCTTCTTCCAAACCGGAAATCTCTGCAAGGAGGGTCCGCTGGCGTTCTTGCATCTCCGCTAAACGTTTTTCATCATTGACCAGACGTTTATCCGCTTTTTGATATTCATCCACTTGGTCAGCAAGCAACCGTTGATTGTAACGGTCATAGGCTTTGTTCAACTTGCCTAACGCTTCCTGCTCCCGATCGAGTTGTTCCATTTGTTGCTTCGTCTGGTCCATCTGTTCAATCGTGTCCGACAAATGGCGTAAATCTTCATCCGTAAGCGGAGGCAAAGCCGCTTCCAGTATTTCATAGATCGCCGTCGGTCGATAATCTTTAGAAAGTTTCGGACTGCGGATTTGAATTAAAAGCTTAATCAATTCTTCATAAGCATCGAGCGTTGAAAAGCCAAACACATGACGATTGACGAGTTTCATATATTCATGTTGCGTTTGCACAACCGTACCGCCGTCAGCCATTCGATGTTCCAATTCCACTCGGGAAAGAGGAATTTTTTTCTCCTTTTCCTTTTTATACAGAAAAAAATCTTCACCGATACGGCGGTTATCGGTGATGACAAACCCCCAGAATTTCATTTGCTTATGGCGCTTTGCCTGCAGACCGATGCCTGTCGTGACATATTGATCGCTATTCGCCCGTTTATATTCAATAAATAAATAACCGGTCCGTTCATCCCGATCAACGACTTCCTGCTCGCCAAGCAAGTAATCTTCCATTCGCCGCGCCCGGGAACCGAACGGATCCAAACGGTCCGGCGACTTGCGGCCATCGAGCAGCACCGGCAGAAAGCTTTGCATCGTCACCGATTTTCCCGAGCCGTTGCTGCCGCGGAGCAAAAGCTTGCCGTCTTCAAAATCAAACATTTCCTCATCGTAATACCAAAAATTCAAAAGACCTGCCCGATTCATTTGCCACTTATTTTCCGCACTCATGTGGATGCCTCCTTATCGTAATCCCGGGGATAAATCCCGTACATCCGTCCAAACCCTGATTGCAACACGAGGATACCGGTTTCATCTTCCACGTAAGCCATTTCCCAACTTTCGAGCGTGTCAATGAGGTCTTGGGTAATCGCCCGCGACGTCGCCTCCCGGTAATGCTTGCTCCACCCGTGCCCAACCTTCGTCTGCAACTTCTCCGCCAGTTGCTCAACTTCAGGGAGAGGCAGACGGATCTCGCCTAATTCCGTCACCTCGTAACGATCGAGTTCCGATCTAATCTCGGATGCCATATGTAAAAGGACATCCATAATGCCTTTCTGATCGGGAAACAAGGTATAGCGTTGTTTTCGTTCATGAATGACGAGCATTGCCGCGTTTTTATACAACTCCAATGAAAAAGGGGTATGCGCTTCGAAATCGTCACGCAGCCGGTTTCGGTAATTACGCAAGTAAGCAAAATCAAGGTCTGATTCCGATTCCCGGTAAACGACCGGTGACAGCATCAATTTCCGGTATACCCGCTTCCGGCGTTCATCATCGGTGTGACGTTCCCATTCGCTGTCGAGAAGGTCTCCGATAGACTGAAAGCGAAACAAATCATCCGAATACGCGCGCATGAAATAACGAGCATATACGGTTACTTCATAGAGCACATCCTCATCTTCATTATGGGTAAACTGATCGACATCGCCGTCCACCGTTTTAATAATCGACAGCTCCACCATCATTTTCAACGCACGCACGAGCGCTTTGCGATGCCGATACATCGTCCAATCAAGGGGCAACGTACCGGGATACATCTCGGCGATGTCTTCGGCCAAATCGGAAAGCAAAAACTGCTCGTCAACGGCGCGTCGTTCGGTAAATGCCAATCCGCAACAAAAAATCCCGTAATCCATCGGCTCCTTAAAAGCTTGAATCCCCATCCACGCTTTTGGTTCAACCGGAATTTTCTCAAGCTTGATAAAATGTTGGTGGATGATGAGGTCAAACCCGAATTTATCGGCAACGTAGCGCTTCAGCGCGTGTTCCCGCTCACGAATCAACTGGTAAGCATCAGGGTCTTTGGCCCGAACAATCCAAAAGCGCTCAAACAAAAGCGCGAGCGCGTCCGTTGCTTTTTCATCGAATTCCATGGTCGGTCGCTCCCTTCTCGGTCCAGATAATCTGGCACCTCCGACTCTAGCCGCTCCCCACAAATTCAAACGTCACATCCGGCAATTCCAGCTCGCCGTCTTCACTGCTCAGGGTCGTTTTAGCTCCCGGATGTACATGCACTTTCACATCCTGGCCGAACTCCGTTTTCACTTGCCGGTCCGTTTGCACCATCGCTTTTGAAATCCACGCTAAAAATAACTTCCGCACCGGCGTTTCCACGAATGAAAGGTGACTGAGCTGAATTTGATTGCCTTGCACGTAGTATTCCAGAATTTCTTGTTCCCGTTGCCGTTGCTGCAAATGCTCGCGAAGCTGCTGTTCTTTCGCTTCTCGGTGTTCAACAACAGCGCCCGCTTTCGTTTTTTCTCCGTAGTTCACGATGCGCGGAACGGTTTCATGAACACTTGCCGGCGCGTGCCACACGTCTGTATAGATGTCTTCGGTTAACGATGGATCGGCAAGCAAATGTTTTGTGTGGAAGACGCCGAACGCCACCGATGAGAGCTTGTGTGCTTCGTTAATGTCCGATATGCTGTCAAACCATTCGGCCAAATGCAAGTAATCTTGCCTCCGGCTTTGAAAATGTTGGTTGCGCTCGCCGAGGCGCTGCACCGTTCGTGTCACCCGGCGGATCGTTTCATTTGTCCGTTCTTGCAGCTTGTCAAATTCGCTTTCGTACTGGGATGATCCTAAAAACCAAGCAGCAAGATTCCCCCACTTCTCGCGATATTCAAGATACGGGTTTTCCTGCTCCGACTCTTCAAAACGAAAGACTTGCCCTTTGTGGCGAATGACACTGTTGAAGAAGCTCTCCATCGTATTCCCGTCGAGGATGCGAAGCAGATCCTGAATCTGCAGAGCCGTTCTTTGCAGGGAAATAATAAAATCACGCAGATAGGTCGTGAACTGGTCTTTATAAAGCAGAAACGCCTCCGTTTGCATACGCTCATTCGCATTCTCACTATCTATGTAAGCAAAATAATCCGACGTGTTTTGGGTGATTTGGCGAATATACATCATGACATCGTCCCAAAGCTGGGCGCATTCTTCATCCGTTTCGTTGTTGTCGGAGCGAACGATATCGTCAATCCTGACCAACCCTTGATAGAGACGTTCAAACTGCGAGCGTTCAAGCGATCCGCCAAATTGATCGCCTTGTTGTTCCATGCGTAGCATCATGCGCTCAAATTCAACCGTATAGGGGGTGCATTGGTAACGAAAACGCTTCTTTTTAAATTCCTCGACCGTATTGACTTTGCCAGTCTCCTGCTGGGTCGACAAATTTCCCCATTTCACCAATTGCTCGAGATCTTGCTGTAACTCTTCTAGCGAATATTCTTCAAAAGTCGCATCCTCTTGCAAATGGGCGTGAATCTCTTCTGCAAACAAAAACTGCCTCATGCGTTCGTGTTGAATATAGCAATAACGTAAAATGGTCCGATAACTCGAAGCCTTTTCGGCGGCAAGATACGTCGCTTCTCTCACGCGCTTCTTCACACTGTGTTGCACGGCGGAGCGCCTCCTCGATCTGGTTTCTATCATTTATTGTAACATGTACGCAAAACAAATAGAATATCGTCGGATATACAACACCGGCCAACGTAATCGAAACGAATGCTCCTTGCTCAAAACAGGGAGGGTTTCGTTTCCGTTTTTTCACTGCTGCTTTTTGTTCTTTGGATCTTTGGCCGACAGTTTCGCGTACATATCTTCCCCATACTCGGTTTGCAAATCTCTTGCCGAAGCGCGCGGTTGTCGCTCATTATCAGGTTCAGGCGGAGCCGTGGACTGGTTTTCTTCATCCGCCGATGGACGGTTAAAAAATTGGCGTCGCATATACATATGAAAGAAAATTTCGCCCCTGGTAAAATAAGTGCGGTAATAAATGATGGAATGCCTAACGCCATCGGTTGTTCTATGAAAAAGAGTCCAAGGATCCATACCCCCGCCCACGCGAGGAAAAAATCAGCGATCATTGCTGTTCTATCATTTATCCCCGGCAAAATGAATACATCCCCCAGAAACGATACAACGGTTAATACCAAACTTATCGCTAGTACATTCGAAAATGCCACGCCTGAAAATCCGCCTAAAACGATCCCTATACCGACGAACATCATCCCGAATTTTATGCCTATCCCTGCAAGGTACTTCATCATGTCCCACCTTGATTTTCTGGGAAAGCGCAGGGCGAAGACCCCGCAGGAAAAAAGCGAACTTCTTTTTTTCCGAGGAGGCTGAGCTCGGGGCCCACGGAAAGCGTAGGGTTTTTCCGTAGCGGTCACTACCAATCATAATTGCCCCTAGTTTGCCAGCCATAGATTTTGGTGAAGAGCCTTATTTCCGTTGTTTTTTTCTTTATCCTCACCCAAATTCACTGTTAATTTTTTGTTTTCTGAGTTATTTTCCTGTATAGTTTTACTTGATCGCGTTACGGGTATACAATCCCTACGACCAAAAAAAGGAGTGGATCAAATGCGCAATTATACCAAGCACTATATTAATGGAGAGTGGGTGGAATCCACCGGGTCCGAGACAATGGATGTGATTAACCCGGCAACGGAGGAAACGGTCGGGAAAATCAGCCTAGGAACCCAGGAAGACTTGGATCGTGCCGTAAAGGCGGCGCGTGCTGCTTTTCCTTCCTTTTCCACAACATCGAAAGAATATCGCGTTGAACTTCTTGAAAATATTGCTCAGGAATACAAGAAACGAAAGGAAGACATCGTGGCGGCGATCACCGAAGAACTGGGTTCGCCTGTAGGTATGTCGGACAATGTTCATTACCAAATGGGGCTCGCGCATTTTGAAACGACGGCACAGCAGCTGAAAGAGTTTGAATTCACAGAAAGACGTGGCGAAACATTCATCAAAAAAGAACCAATCGGGGTTAGCGGTCTGATTACCCCTTGGAACTTTCCGACCAATCAAACATCAACCAAAATCGCAAGCGCATTTGCGGCAGGCAGCCCGGTTGTCCTCAAACCTGCGGAACTCACCCCTTTTGCTGCTGTCATTTTAGCGGAAATTTTTGAAGATGCCGGTGTTCCGAAAGGGGTCTTTAACCTCGTCAACGGTACGGGAGAGACGATCGGCAATGGCATCAGCTCTCACCCCGACATTGATTTTGTTTCCTTTACCGGTTCCGGTGCCGTCGGACAAAAAGTTTCCGAGAATGCGGCCAAGACGATCAAGAAAGTCGCCCTGGAACTTGGCGGAAAATCTCCGATGGTCATTCTCGAAGATGCCGATGCGAAAAAAGCGGCCAAAGCCGCGGTGACAAATCTCGTAATGAACACAGGTCAAGCGTGTAATGCCGCGACGCGCACCTTGGTTCCGAATTCCATGCACGATGAATTCATCGAGGCCGTTAAAGAAGTATTACCCGGCTACCCTGTCGGCGACCCCCATGGCCCAAACATGATAGGGCCTTTAGTCGCAGAAAAACAATGGGATCGCGTCCAAGGCTATATAGAAAAAGGCGTCGAAGAAGGCGCGAAAATCGTCATAGGTGGCACCGGGAAGCCTGATGGCCTCGAAAAAGGCTATTATGTGAAGCCGACCGTTTTTACCGATGTAAAAAATGACATGGTCATTGCTCAGGAAGAAATTTTCGGTCCCGTAATGTCGGTGATTACGTACAATGATCTTGATGAAGCTGTCGACATTGCCAACGATACGATCTATGGATTACAGGGATATGTTGTCGGTGAGGACGAAGAAAAGCTGCAGGATATCGCTTCCCGTATTCAAGCGGGGCGCATTACCGTCAACAATGCGAAAATGGACTTTACCGCACCGTTCGGCGGTTACAAACAGTCCGGTGTCGGACGCGAATGGGGCGATTACGGCATCGAAGAATACCTCGAAGTGAAGGCTGTTCTCGGAATGCCTTCGTGAACCCCAACCATCCAGCTTGCCTGTCCCCTTTGGGGCGGGCAAGTTTTTGTTAGAAATAGAGGTGTCCTATGTTCAGAAAATTACGGAGCCCTTTTAAAAAACAACGCTGCTATTTTTGCAAAACGACAACCCCGTACATGCGCAATTATTACGATGAAAACGACAACCGTGTGGTTGTATGTGAAAAATGCCTGGAATACGCGGAACGACGAGCGTTCAGAAGAGTTTAAACGGAGGGATAACATGCCTAGCGAAGATCAAGTTCAGACATTGAAAAAACGATTATTGCAAACAAAAAACGAATTGGAGGCGCAAGCCGAAGAGTCCAATCGCCCGGAAGAAACCGGTGAACTCTCTCAGACCGGCAATCACCCGGGAGATCAAGGAACCGAATTACACGATCAAGCAAAGAACGCCGCCTTGAACAATCAATCCCAACAACAACTGGATGCCGTTTATCAGGCATTGCAAGCAATCGCGAACGGAACGTATGGCCGTTGTGACGTTTGCGGGGAGCCGATCCCTTATTGAACGATTGGACATCGTTCCGGAAACGACGCTTTGTATCAAGCATGCCCGTGCGGAAGAAGCCACTGCAGGGATAGAGATGCGCCGACCTGTTGAAGAAGATGAAATGGAAGGCGTTTTGGAAGAAAAAAAGGAAAAGGAAGAAGCCATCTTCGACCAAGCGGATACGTGGGAAGCCGTTAGTGAACACGGAACGTCCGAAACGCCATCGGATACGCCGGATGAAGAAGAAAACGACAGCGATGGAGCAAACGAAGAACCGCCAAGCCAAAAAAGATGAACAAATATATGAAACGGCGCACCGTGACCGATGCGCCGCTTTTCTTATCCCTTATTAAAATGCGATGACACCAAAGCCCATCAACACGACGATAACGAGTGTCACAACCACGAGCGTAAACCCTACGGCCGCGCCTTCTCCCCGCTTCGTTTTTCCGAGGGTCATTTCCATAAATCCGATAAGCAAAATTGCTAAAATGCCCTTGACGATATAATTTGCCGGAAAACCTAATTCAAAGAGCAGGCCAACGCCGGACACGATCATAATGATATAAAAAATACCGAGAATAATGCGCAAGATTCTCCCGCCCGTCGGTTTTCCCGCGCGATACAAGAAAAACGCGATCAAAAACAAAATTGGCAAAAATGCCCACGACCCCTGGTGGGACGCGAATAACATATCATACATGTGTTTTCATCCTTTCCAATCGTTAAAAAATGGCATGCATCCATAATGTATACCCATTCCACTTCCATGTTACACATTTATTATTCAAAAGCATAGCACCGTTTTGTGAACTCCAGATGAATATTTTATCTTCGTGTGGCAGAACGATGGCTCATGAGTGATCCATGGCGACTGAAATGCTCAGCCAGGACGAATTCCAGGACGCAGGAGCGCTCCATGGCGACCGACATGCACGGACACGACCGATTTCTGGGCTCATGGACGGACAATCCGCATATATACACCAAAAAAGAACAAGCATCGTTTGCCTGTTCTTTTCCACTTATCATTCGGATCCTGCTAATCGCCTTAAATCCTCCAGGATTGGTTCTGTGTCAACGTCAAGCCCGTCATAACGCTGAATTACTTGGCTATTTTCGTCCACTAAAAAAATATCGGTGGAATGAACGATATCTTCGTCATCGGCTGCCGGAGCGACAACACTGTGGAATGTGCTTTCCGCAAAATCCTCGACTTCATCGAGGCTATAGCCGGTTAGAAAATCCCAATTGGAATAATCCGCTTCATAGTGGTCGCCGTATTCTTTTAATACTTCCGGTGAATCATAGTCCGGATCCACCGTAAAGGAGACGAGGTTTGCATCGATGTCCTCGGTCGCCAAATCTCTTTGTAATTGAGACATGTTCGGGGTCATTAAATTACAAACCGTCGGGCAACGGCTAAAGATCATGTTGACTAACGTGTACTCTCCTTCTAAATCTTCATTCGTAACGACCTCATCCGATTGATTCGTATAAGAAAAGTCATGAAGATCCAAACCGTATTCCTGTAGATCTTCCCCATTTACTGCCGATGTTTCGCTGACATTATCGAACCAACCGCAGCCTGCCATTGCCAGTAGCATGACGACTCCGCATAGCCACAACCCTGCTTTTGTTCGCAACGCACTTCCTCCTTTGTGAATCCACCTACAATATGAACATAGATAAATCATGTA belongs to Salicibibacter cibi and includes:
- a CDS encoding TIGR02678 family protein, which codes for MEFDEKATDALALLFERFWIVRAKDPDAYQLIREREHALKRYVADKFGFDLIIHQHFIKLEKIPVEPKAWMGIQAFKEPMDYGIFCCGLAFTERRAVDEQFLLSDLAEDIAEMYPGTLPLDWTMYRHRKALVRALKMMVELSIIKTVDGDVDQFTHNEDEDVLYEVTVYARYFMRAYSDDLFRFQSIGDLLDSEWERHTDDERRKRVYRKLMLSPVVYRESESDLDFAYLRNYRNRLRDDFEAHTPFSLELYKNAAMLVIHERKQRYTLFPDQKGIMDVLLHMASEIRSELDRYEVTELGEIRLPLPEVEQLAEKLQTKVGHGWSKHYREATSRAITQDLIDTLESWEMAYVEDETGILVLQSGFGRMYGIYPRDYDKEAST
- a CDS encoding aldehyde dehydrogenase family protein produces the protein MRNYTKHYINGEWVESTGSETMDVINPATEETVGKISLGTQEDLDRAVKAARAAFPSFSTTSKEYRVELLENIAQEYKKRKEDIVAAITEELGSPVGMSDNVHYQMGLAHFETTAQQLKEFEFTERRGETFIKKEPIGVSGLITPWNFPTNQTSTKIASAFAAGSPVVLKPAELTPFAAVILAEIFEDAGVPKGVFNLVNGTGETIGNGISSHPDIDFVSFTGSGAVGQKVSENAAKTIKKVALELGGKSPMVILEDADAKKAAKAAVTNLVMNTGQACNAATRTLVPNSMHDEFIEAVKEVLPGYPVGDPHGPNMIGPLVAEKQWDRVQGYIEKGVEEGAKIVIGGTGKPDGLEKGYYVKPTVFTDVKNDMVIAQEEIFGPVMSVITYNDLDEAVDIANDTIYGLQGYVVGEDEEKLQDIASRIQAGRITVNNAKMDFTAPFGGYKQSGVGREWGDYGIEEYLEVKAVLGMPS
- a CDS encoding TIGR02677 family protein, translated to MQHSVKKRVREATYLAAEKASSYRTILRYCYIQHERMRQFLFAEEIHAHLQEDATFEEYSLEELQQDLEQLVKWGNLSTQQETGKVNTVEEFKKKRFRYQCTPYTVEFERMMLRMEQQGDQFGGSLERSQFERLYQGLVRIDDIVRSDNNETDEECAQLWDDVMMYIRQITQNTSDYFAYIDSENANERMQTEAFLLYKDQFTTYLRDFIISLQRTALQIQDLLRILDGNTMESFFNSVIRHKGQVFRFEESEQENPYLEYREKWGNLAAWFLGSSQYESEFDKLQERTNETIRRVTRTVQRLGERNQHFQSRRQDYLHLAEWFDSISDINEAHKLSSVAFGVFHTKHLLADPSLTEDIYTDVWHAPASVHETVPRIVNYGEKTKAGAVVEHREAKEQQLREHLQQRQREQEILEYYVQGNQIQLSHLSFVETPVRKLFLAWISKAMVQTDRQVKTEFGQDVKVHVHPGAKTTLSSEDGELELPDVTFEFVGSG
- a CDS encoding DUF2512 family protein, which translates into the protein MMKYLAGIGIKFGMMFVGIGIVLGGFSGVAFSNVLAISLVLTVVSFLGDVFILPGINDRTAMIADFFLAWAGVWILGLFFIEQPMALGIPSFITALILPGAKFSFICICDANFLTVHRRMKKTSPRLRLNLIMSDNRALRQEICKPSMGKICTRNCRPKIQRTKSSSEKTETKPSLF
- a CDS encoding SCO family protein, coding for MRTKAGLWLCGVVMLLAMAGCGWFDNVSETSAVNGEDLQEYGLDLHDFSYTNQSDEVVTNEDLEGEYTLVNMIFSRCPTVCNLMTPNMSQLQRDLATEDIDANLVSFTVDPDYDSPEVLKEYGDHYEADYSNWDFLTGYSLDEVEDFAESTFHSVVAPAADDEDIVHSTDIFLVDENSQVIQRYDGLDVDTEPILEDLRRLAGSE
- a CDS encoding DUF1516 family protein, encoding MYDMLFASHQGSWAFLPILFLIAFFLYRAGKPTGGRILRIILGIFYIIMIVSGVGLLFELGFPANYIVKGILAILLIGFMEMTLGKTKRGEGAAVGFTLVVVTLVIVVLMGFGVIAF